The following proteins are encoded in a genomic region of Prochlorothrix hollandica PCC 9006 = CALU 1027:
- a CDS encoding single-stranded DNA-binding protein: protein MSLNVVHLVGRAGRDPDVKYFESGGVVCNFTLAVNRRSRDSEPDWFDIEVWDRTAQIAADYVRKGSLVGITGTLRFDHWNDRNSGVPRSKPVIRVTQLDLLGSKQDNDPNRVPSPNDNF, encoded by the coding sequence ATGAGTTTGAACGTGGTGCATTTGGTGGGCCGAGCCGGTCGGGATCCCGATGTCAAATATTTTGAGTCTGGGGGGGTGGTCTGTAATTTCACCCTGGCGGTCAATCGCCGTAGCCGGGATAGCGAGCCGGACTGGTTTGACATTGAGGTGTGGGATCGCACGGCTCAAATAGCGGCAGATTATGTGCGTAAAGGCAGTTTGGTGGGGATTACGGGCACATTGAGGTTTGATCATTGGAACGATCGCAACTCAGGGGTTCCGCGATCGAAGCCGGTCATTCGGGTCACTCAGCTTGACCTGCTGGGTTCCAAGCAAGATAACGACCCCAACCGAGTGCCTAGCCCGAACGATAATTTTTAA
- a CDS encoding CAAD domain-containing protein → MLEQITSVLSLDRLQEFFDRYKPIVLTVLFILMGIFALKVVFAILEVVNQIPLLSPFFELLGMTYAAWFVYRYIWKAENRSELRQYWDAIIEQVTGKGVA, encoded by the coding sequence ATGCTTGAACAAATTACAAGTGTCCTGTCCTTAGATCGATTACAAGAGTTTTTCGATCGTTATAAACCCATTGTTCTGACTGTGCTGTTCATCTTGATGGGCATTTTTGCCCTCAAGGTGGTTTTTGCCATCCTCGAAGTGGTGAACCAAATTCCCCTCTTGTCTCCCTTTTTTGAACTCTTAGGGATGACCTATGCGGCCTGGTTTGTCTACCGCTATATCTGGAAAGCAGAAAACCGCAGCGAACTCAGACAGTACTGGGATGCCATCATTGAACAAGTTACCGGTAAGGGTGTTGCCTAA
- a CDS encoding thioredoxin — MDFTWEPSTSGRVLAPVPTLLRTHSRGNHGGIAPTKIGESAKVK, encoded by the coding sequence GTGGATTTCACCTGGGAACCATCGACCTCAGGTAGGGTTCTCGCCCCCGTGCCGACCCTCTTGAGAACCCACAGCCGGGGCAACCACGGGGGGATTGCCCCTACCAAAATCGGGGAATCTGCCAAGGTGAAATAG
- a CDS encoding polyribonucleotide nucleotidyltransferase encodes MQDFDKSISFDGRDIRLRTGLLAPQAGGSVLIQSGDTAVLVTATTGPGREGIDFLPLLVDYEERMYAGGRIPGGFLRREGRPPEKATLTCRLIDRPMRPLFPQWIRDDIQIVATTLSMDERVPPDVLAVTGASFATLLAGIPFYGPMAAVRVGLVGDDFIINPTYAEIEAGDLDLVVAGSTAGVIMVEAGANQLPEQDVIEAIEFGYEAVQDLIRAQSKLLAELGIEPVIPEPPTVDPTLGDFIAEKCRTAIQGVLKQHDLGKAARDKALDAIKDELVAEVATLPEDNPVQVQLAGAPKALGNTFKDLTKTLMRQQIVDEGIRVDGRSLDQVRPISCQVGTLPKRVHGSGLFQRGLTQVLSVATLGTPGDAQEMDDLHPDSQKRYLHHYNMPPYSVGETRPMRSPGRREVGHGALAERAIVPVLPHQQEFPYVIRVVSEVLSSNGSTSMGSVCGSTLALMDAGVPLRKPVSGAAMGLIQEGDEVRILTDIQGIEDFLGDMDFKVAGTDGGITALQMDMKIHGLPMDVIAKAINQARPARLHILEKMLATLDRPREELSPYAPRLVTFRIDPDMIGMVIGPGGKTIKGITEQTGAKVDIEDDGTVTIASMDSAKAKRAQMMIEGMTKKLNAGDVYLGRVTRIIPIGAFVEFLPGKEGMIHISQLADYRVGKVEDEVAVGDSVVVKVREVDNKGRINLTRLNIHPDEAAAVRAAATANP; translated from the coding sequence ATGCAAGATTTTGATAAGTCGATATCCTTTGATGGTCGGGATATTCGGCTCAGAACCGGTCTACTCGCTCCACAGGCCGGGGGTTCTGTGCTTATTCAGTCGGGAGATACGGCGGTATTAGTTACAGCGACCACAGGACCAGGACGGGAAGGCATTGACTTTTTACCCCTGTTGGTGGACTACGAAGAGCGGATGTATGCCGGAGGTCGGATTCCAGGAGGATTCCTGCGCCGAGAAGGTCGTCCCCCCGAAAAGGCAACCTTGACCTGTCGCCTCATCGATCGCCCCATGCGTCCCCTGTTTCCCCAGTGGATCCGGGATGACATTCAGATTGTTGCCACCACCCTATCCATGGATGAGAGGGTTCCCCCCGATGTCTTGGCTGTTACCGGAGCATCCTTTGCCACGTTATTAGCGGGTATTCCCTTTTATGGACCCATGGCAGCCGTGCGGGTGGGCTTGGTGGGGGATGACTTCATCATCAACCCCACCTACGCCGAAATCGAAGCCGGTGATCTAGATTTGGTGGTGGCAGGGTCTACTGCCGGGGTGATTATGGTGGAGGCGGGAGCCAACCAATTGCCTGAACAGGATGTGATTGAGGCGATCGAGTTTGGCTATGAAGCAGTTCAAGACTTGATCCGTGCCCAAAGTAAACTCCTGGCGGAGTTGGGCATTGAGCCGGTTATCCCAGAGCCGCCCACCGTTGATCCCACCCTTGGGGACTTCATCGCGGAAAAATGCCGCACCGCCATTCAAGGGGTTTTGAAGCAGCATGATCTAGGCAAGGCTGCTCGGGACAAAGCCTTGGATGCCATTAAAGATGAGTTGGTGGCAGAGGTGGCAACCCTACCGGAGGATAACCCAGTGCAGGTGCAACTGGCTGGTGCCCCGAAAGCGCTGGGTAACACCTTTAAGGATCTGACCAAAACCCTGATGCGTCAGCAGATTGTTGACGAAGGAATCCGGGTGGATGGCCGTAGCTTAGATCAAGTGCGCCCCATTAGTTGCCAGGTGGGCACCCTCCCCAAGCGGGTTCATGGTTCTGGGTTATTCCAGCGGGGTCTAACCCAAGTGCTGTCGGTGGCCACATTGGGAACTCCCGGCGATGCCCAGGAAATGGATGACTTGCACCCCGATAGCCAGAAGCGCTATTTGCACCATTACAATATGCCCCCGTATTCCGTGGGGGAAACTCGCCCCATGCGATCGCCGGGTCGTCGGGAAGTGGGCCATGGTGCCTTGGCAGAACGGGCCATTGTTCCCGTGTTGCCCCACCAACAGGAATTCCCCTATGTGATTCGGGTGGTCTCGGAGGTGCTGTCCTCCAATGGTTCCACCTCCATGGGATCGGTCTGTGGATCCACCCTAGCCTTGATGGATGCGGGGGTTCCCCTGCGCAAGCCCGTCAGCGGTGCGGCCATGGGCCTGATCCAGGAAGGGGATGAAGTGCGAATTCTCACGGATATCCAAGGAATTGAAGATTTCTTGGGGGATATGGACTTCAAGGTAGCCGGTACTGACGGAGGCATCACCGCCCTCCAAATGGACATGAAGATCCACGGTTTACCCATGGATGTGATTGCCAAGGCCATCAACCAGGCCCGCCCCGCCCGTCTCCATATTCTGGAGAAAATGCTGGCGACCCTCGATCGCCCTCGGGAAGAGCTATCTCCCTATGCCCCACGCCTGGTAACCTTCCGCATTGACCCTGACATGATCGGTATGGTCATTGGACCGGGGGGCAAAACCATCAAGGGCATTACAGAGCAGACGGGAGCCAAGGTGGACATCGAAGACGATGGTACTGTCACCATTGCGTCCATGGATTCCGCCAAGGCCAAACGCGCCCAGATGATGATCGAAGGCATGACCAAGAAGCTGAATGCTGGGGATGTTTACCTCGGTCGGGTCACCCGCATTATTCCCATTGGTGCCTTTGTGGAGTTCCTCCCCGGCAAGGAGGGCATGATCCACATTTCCCAACTGGCGGACTACCGCGTCGGCAAGGTGGAAGATGAGGTGGCCGTGGGAGATTCTGTGGTGGTTAAGGTGCGGGAAGTGGACAATAAGGGCCGTATTAACCTAACTCGCCTTAATATTCACCCCGATGAAGCGGCGGCGGTGCGGGCGGCAGCAACGGCCAACCCCTAG
- the psaC gene encoding photosystem I iron-sulfur center protein PsaC, whose amino-acid sequence MSHKVKIYDTCIGCTQCVRACPLDVLEMVPWDGCKASQIASSPRTEDCVGCKRCETACPTDFLSIRVYLGAETTRSMGLAY is encoded by the coding sequence ATGTCTCATAAGGTTAAGATTTACGACACTTGTATCGGCTGCACTCAGTGTGTCCGGGCGTGTCCCTTAGACGTTCTTGAAATGGTCCCTTGGGACGGTTGCAAGGCAAGTCAAATCGCTTCTTCGCCTCGTACCGAAGACTGCGTAGGCTGTAAGCGTTGCGAAACCGCTTGTCCTACGGATTTTCTCAGCATTCGGGTTTACCTGGGAGCTGAAACGACTCGTAGCATGGGTCTGGCGTACTAG
- the psbA gene encoding photosystem II q(b) protein — MTTALRQRESANAWEQFCQWIASTENRLYVGWFGVIMIPTLLTATICFIIAFIAAPPVDIDGIREPVAGSLMYGNNIISGAVVPSSNAIGLHFYPIWEAASMDEWLYNGGPYQLVVFHFLIGIFCYMGREWELSYRLGMRPWICVAYSAPVAAATAVFLIYPLGQGSFSDGMPLGISGTFNFMLVFQAEHNILMHPFHMLGVAGVFGGSLFSAMHGSLVTSSLVRETSENESQNYGYKFGQEEETYNIVAAHGYFGRLIFQYASFNNSRALHFFLAAWPVVGIWFTSLGISTMAFNLNGFNFNQSVMDSQGRVISTWADILNRANLGFEVMHERNAHNFPLDLAAVKAPSIIG; from the coding sequence ATGACAACCGCACTTCGCCAGCGTGAAAGCGCTAATGCGTGGGAACAGTTTTGCCAGTGGATCGCCAGCACCGAGAACCGCCTGTATGTGGGTTGGTTCGGCGTGATCATGATCCCCACCCTGCTGACTGCCACCATCTGCTTCATCATCGCCTTCATCGCTGCTCCCCCCGTGGACATCGACGGTATCCGTGAGCCTGTTGCTGGTTCCTTGATGTACGGCAACAACATCATCTCCGGTGCTGTGGTTCCCTCCTCCAACGCGATCGGTCTGCACTTCTATCCCATTTGGGAAGCAGCCAGCATGGACGAGTGGCTCTACAACGGTGGTCCTTACCAGTTGGTGGTGTTCCACTTCCTGATCGGCATCTTCTGCTACATGGGTCGTGAGTGGGAACTCTCCTACCGCCTTGGGATGCGTCCCTGGATCTGTGTCGCTTACTCCGCTCCTGTGGCCGCTGCGACCGCTGTGTTCTTGATCTACCCCTTGGGCCAAGGTTCCTTCTCTGATGGAATGCCCCTGGGTATCTCTGGTACCTTCAACTTCATGTTGGTCTTCCAGGCTGAGCACAACATCCTGATGCACCCCTTCCACATGCTCGGTGTGGCTGGTGTCTTCGGTGGTTCCTTGTTCTCCGCCATGCACGGTTCTTTGGTCACCTCCTCCTTGGTTCGTGAAACCTCTGAGAACGAGTCCCAGAACTACGGCTACAAGTTCGGTCAAGAAGAAGAGACCTACAACATCGTGGCTGCCCACGGTTACTTCGGTCGCCTGATCTTCCAATATGCTTCTTTCAACAACAGCCGTGCCCTGCACTTCTTCCTCGCTGCTTGGCCCGTTGTCGGCATCTGGTTTACCTCTCTGGGTATCTCCACCATGGCCTTCAACCTCAACGGTTTCAACTTCAACCAGTCCGTGATGGACAGCCAAGGTCGCGTTATCAGCACCTGGGCCGACATCCTCAACCGTGCCAACCTCGGTTTTGAAGTCATGCACGAGCGCAACGCTCACAACTTCCCCCTTGACTTGGCTGCTGTCAAAGCTCCTTCCATCATCGGTTAA
- a CDS encoding S-layer homology domain-containing protein — MSHTLTWRSSTATFTALSLTAGTLAPLFWLQPSLAQGQFADVPSGYWAERFIVDLANRDVIAGFPDGSFRPNAAVTRAQYAAMVRKAFNKVKIRNTISFVDVSSNYWATPAINEAYTMGFLSGYPGNVFRPDQNIPRAQVLVSLANGLNYAPQNTASIQVYSDASLIPSYAVSSIAAATEQRLVVNYPNVQFLSPNQNATRADVAAFIYQALSSQGQVAQVASPYIVGQGIPQNPSNNPVATTLTIAPGTVVMSRYPGAEEIRLLPDETLPLTLQVSDAVITNGQVSIPAGSQVEGELRPAGDGSQFFAQTLVLPNGQRFPLNATSRVITTKETIRKINGGRAAAAGALGAGAAAAIATITGNSIEAWEVLAGSAGGALAGIFLGRDRIDVIVVNSAADLNLTFNNPLTVPMP; from the coding sequence ATGTCCCATACCCTAACCTGGCGATCGAGTACCGCTACTTTTACCGCCCTCAGTCTAACCGCTGGCACCCTAGCCCCCCTGTTTTGGTTGCAACCCAGCCTTGCCCAAGGCCAATTTGCCGATGTTCCCAGTGGTTACTGGGCAGAACGCTTCATTGTCGATTTAGCCAACCGTGATGTCATCGCCGGGTTCCCCGATGGTAGCTTTCGCCCCAATGCCGCCGTGACCCGTGCCCAATATGCCGCCATGGTGCGCAAAGCCTTTAACAAAGTCAAAATTCGCAACACCATCTCCTTTGTCGATGTGTCCAGTAACTATTGGGCCACCCCCGCCATCAACGAAGCCTATACCATGGGCTTTCTGTCGGGGTATCCCGGCAATGTCTTCCGCCCCGACCAAAATATCCCCCGCGCCCAGGTTTTGGTCTCCCTGGCCAATGGTCTCAACTATGCCCCCCAAAACACCGCCAGTATCCAGGTGTATAGCGATGCCAGCCTGATCCCCAGCTATGCCGTCAGTAGCATTGCCGCCGCCACGGAACAGCGCCTGGTGGTCAATTATCCTAATGTGCAGTTTTTAAGCCCCAACCAAAACGCAACCCGTGCCGATGTAGCCGCCTTTATTTACCAGGCTCTGTCTAGCCAAGGGCAAGTGGCCCAGGTAGCCTCCCCCTACATTGTGGGCCAAGGCATTCCCCAAAACCCCTCTAACAACCCCGTTGCGACCACCCTCACGATCGCCCCAGGAACCGTAGTGATGAGTCGCTATCCGGGGGCTGAAGAAATTCGACTCCTGCCCGATGAGACGTTGCCCCTCACCCTCCAAGTTTCTGATGCCGTCATCACCAATGGTCAAGTGTCCATTCCAGCAGGAAGCCAAGTGGAAGGAGAACTGCGGCCTGCGGGGGATGGATCCCAGTTTTTTGCCCAAACCCTGGTTCTGCCGAACGGTCAACGCTTCCCCCTCAATGCCACCTCCCGCGTCATTACCACCAAGGAAACCATCCGCAAAATCAATGGGGGACGGGCTGCTGCTGCCGGAGCCTTGGGAGCAGGAGCAGCGGCGGCGATCGCCACCATCACCGGCAATAGCATTGAAGCCTGGGAAGTCCTGGCCGGCAGTGCAGGCGGTGCCTTAGCGGGAATTTTCCTAGGGCGAGACAGGATAGATGTCATCGTGGTCAATTCCGCCGCCGATCTCAACCTCACCTTCAATAATCCCCTCACCGTGCCCATGCCCTAA